DNA from Amorphoplanes friuliensis DSM 7358:
CCGGGTGATGCAGGCCATCGCGAGCGGAGTGACCCCATGACCACCCTCACCCGGCACCGGCTCTTCTGGCCGGCCGTCGTTCTTGTCGTGCTGCTCGCCAGCAACGTCTTCTTCGCACCCCGGTTCTTCACGATCACCCTGCAGGACGGCCACCTCTACGGCTCGCTGATCGACGTGCTGCGCTCGGCGACGCCGCTCGCCCTGGTGGCGCTCGGCATGACCGTCGTCATCGCCACCGGCGGCATCGACCTGTCGGTGGGCTCGGTGATGGCGATCGCCGGTGCGGTCGCCTGCCTGATCATCGGCGACCTGCCGAACCAGGGCAGCGTCGGTGGCGTGCTGCTGGCCGTGGGCATCGCGATCGCCCTGGCGGCGGTGCTGGGCGTCTGGAACGGTGTCCTGGTCTCGGTCATCGGCATCCAGCCCATCATCGCGACCCTGATCCTGATGGTCGCCGGTCGTGGCATCGCGCAGCTGCTGACCAGCGGGCAGATCATCAACGTCTCGTCACCGCCGTTCCGGGTGATCGGCGCCGGCTACTTCCTGGCGATACCGGTCTCGGTGATCATCGTCGCGGCCGTGGTCGCCGCGGCGGTGCTGCTGATCCGGCGGTCCGCGCTCGGCGTCCTGATCGAGTCCGTGGGCGCCAGCCCCACCGCCAGCCGCCTCGCCGGCATCCGGGCGCGCGGACTGACGATCATGGCGTACGTGTTCGCCGCGATCTGCGCCGGAGTCGCCGGCCTGATCTTCAGCTCGAACGTGGCCAGCGCCGACAGCAACGCGGCCGGCAACCTCATCGAGCTGGACGCGATCCTCGCCGTGGTCATCGGCGGCACCGCCCTCACCGGCGGCCGCTTCTCGATCGCGGGCAGTGTGCTCGGTGCGGTGCTTATCTCGGCGCTGGACATCACCACGTACACGATCGGTGTCCCGGCCGAGACCACCCTGCTCTTCAAGGCCGTCGTGGTGGTCGTGCTCTGCCTGAGCCAGTCCGCCGCCTTCCGCGCCGCGGTGTTCCGGCGCCGACGCGCCGCCCCCGCCACTCCCGCAGCCGAGGTCCCCGCATGATCGACGTCAGCGCACCGCCTCAGACCACGACGGCTCCCGCCACACCACGCCGGCGCCGCCGGGCCGACCGGCGGCACATCCCGGTCCTGGCCACCCTGGCCCTCCTGGTCACCATGTACGCCATCGGCGTCGCCAACTACGACAACTTCTCCGACACCCAGGTCCTGCTCAACGTCTTCGTCGACAACGCGTTCCTGCTCGTCGTCGCCGCGGGCATGACCTTCGTGATCCTGACCGGCGGCATCGACCTGTCCGTGGGTGCCGTGGTCGCCCTGACCACGGTCGTCGCCGCGACCCTGCTGAACGCGGGCTGGCCGGCGATCGTTGTCCTGCCCCTGGTCCTGCTCATGGGCACGACGCTGGGTCTCGGCATGGGCGCGGTCATCCACTACTTCAAGGTGGAACCGTTCATCGCCACGCTCGCCGGCATGTTCCTCGCCCGCGGCCTGTCGCTGCTCATCAACCGCAACTCCATCCCGATCACCGACCCGTTCTGGACGGGCATGGCCCAGGAACGCATCCGCTTCGGCCCCGGCATCTTCATCTCCACCAGCGTGGTGATCGCCCTGGTGGTGGTCCTCATCGGCGCGTACGTGCTGGCGTACACCCGCTTCGGCCGGACCGTCTACGCGATCGGTGGCAACGCCGACTCGGCGCTGCTGATGGGTCTGCCCGTCGGCCGCACCCGCATCGCCGTCTACACGATCAGCGGCTTCTGCTCGGCCCTCGGCGGGGTGCTCCTGAGCTTCTACATGCTCTCCGGGTACAGCCTGCACGCCCAGGGCATGGAACTCGACGCCATCGCGGCGGTCGTCATCGGCGGCGTGATCCTCACCGGCGGTTCCGGCTACCTCTTCGGCACCGTCCTGGGCGTCCTCGTCCTGGGCCTGATCCAGACCATCATCACCTTCCAGGGCACCCTCAGCTCCTGGTGGACGAAGATCGTGATCGGCATCCTCCTCTTCGCCTTCATCGTCATCCAGCGCCTCGTCACCCGCCGGGCCCGCTGACCCGCTGAGATCGCCGCGCAGCTCGACCAGCCCGGCCTGCGCGGCAATCAGCGACTACGTCAGACCCCTGGGGGAGCTTGGCGGGTGTCCGGCGGACGGACGGGCAGCCCGGCCGGGGCCACCTCCCGCGGAGCAGGCACAATCGCCCGCGTGGACGTCCCCGAACTGCTGCGCCAGGCGGCACGCGAGATCCCGGCCGGGCTCCCGGTGGCCGATGTGGACGACTACCTGGCCGCGAACGAGTGGGAGATAGCCCTCGACGTCCTCCTCGATCTGGGCGACACCTACCCGGCCACCACCTCGTACTGGCAGACCCTCGGTGACGCCGCCCACCTGATGCACCTGGAACGCAACGCCGCCTGGTGCGCGTGGCGCCGCCGCGAGGTCCTCCACGGGATCATCCGCGCCGAGCTCCAGCTGCTCCCCGGCAGCCGGACGACCCCGATCCCGGGCGACGGCAAACTGCGGCCGCTGTGGGACATCGGCCTGGTCACCCCGGCCGGCCTCCCGGACCTGGCCGTGGCCCTGATCTGGGTCGAGTACGCCCCGGACCTGCCCCCGGACGGCCGCGGCTCGGTCCGCCTGGCGCCACTGACCGCCGCCCGCTGGCACCACCTGCAGCCGGGCGACCGCATCACCATGCACGAGGACCGCCCGATCGCCGGCACGGCCTTCATCACCGAACTCGCGTTTCCCGGGCGCTGAGGCGACCGTCCGCGTCGGAAACTCGCTTGACCTCGACGCCGGGGGCCGCTTCTAGTGTCGCGGTATGACCACGGTTGATGTCGACGCTCTGATCGGTGCCCGGTTCGACGAGGACGGCGCGCTGGCGCGGGCTGTTGAGCTGGCGGGGGTGCATGCCGCGGCCGGGCAGCTGCCGTTCGTGGCGCTGGTGGTGCGGGACGGGGTGGTGATCGGGGGTGGGGCCAATTCTTACCTGGAGGATCACGATCCGTCCGGGCACGGTGAGGTGGTCGCGATCCGGGACGCCACGCGGCGGCTGGGCCGCGCCGATCTGGGTGGGGCGATCGTCTATTCGAGCTGCGAGCCGTGCGCGATCTGCCGGCTGGTCGCGGCGGCGGCCGGGGTGCGCGAGATCGTCTTCGCCGCGGACAAGGGTCTGGTGCCGGCTGCGATCGACAGTGATCCGGTGACGACCGGGCGGCTGATCGATGCTGTCACCGCCGTCCTGCCCGCGATCGCCCGGCGGGGGAGGACCGGCGCGGACCCGTCCGTGCCGTTCACGATCTTCGGGGAGAAGCGATGATCCGGCTCGGTGTGAATGTGCCCAACTTCGGGCCCGGGGCGGATTACGACGCGTTGCTCGGGTGGGCCCGCTTCGCCGAGGACAACGGGTTCGACACGCTGGTCGTCTCCGACCATGTTGTCCTCACCCCGGAGGTGGCGGACATCTATCCCGAGCCGTTCCACGACCCGTTCGTGCTGCTCGCGTGGCTGGCCGGGCAGACCTCGACGGTCAAGCTCGGGACGTCGGTGGTTCTCCTGCCGTACAGGCATCCGCTGCACACGGCGCGGATGAGCGCGATGCTGCACCTGATGAGCGGGGGACGGTTCGTGCTGGGGGTCGGTGCGGGCTGGGCGGCGTCGGAGTTCGCGGCGCTCGGTGCCGATCATGCGCGGCGGGGGCCCGTCACGGACGAGTATCTGGAGATCATCACCGAGGCGTGGGCGAAGGAGCGGGTCAGCGGGCCCGCGTACGAGAATGTGCGGACCGGGCCGCGGCCGCAGGGTGGGAGCGTGCCGGTCTGGGTGGGTGGGCCGTCGCGGCGGGCGATCCGCCGGGCGGTGCGGTCCGGCACCGCGTGGCACCCGATCAACCCTGATC
Protein-coding regions in this window:
- a CDS encoding ABC transporter permease, producing MTTLTRHRLFWPAVVLVVLLASNVFFAPRFFTITLQDGHLYGSLIDVLRSATPLALVALGMTVVIATGGIDLSVGSVMAIAGAVACLIIGDLPNQGSVGGVLLAVGIAIALAAVLGVWNGVLVSVIGIQPIIATLILMVAGRGIAQLLTSGQIINVSSPPFRVIGAGYFLAIPVSVIIVAAVVAAAVLLIRRSALGVLIESVGASPTASRLAGIRARGLTIMAYVFAAICAGVAGLIFSSNVASADSNAAGNLIELDAILAVVIGGTALTGGRFSIAGSVLGAVLISALDITTYTIGVPAETTLLFKAVVVVVLCLSQSAAFRAAVFRRRRAAPATPAAEVPA
- the yjfF gene encoding galactofuranose ABC transporter, permease protein YjfF, whose product is MIDVSAPPQTTTAPATPRRRRRADRRHIPVLATLALLVTMYAIGVANYDNFSDTQVLLNVFVDNAFLLVVAAGMTFVILTGGIDLSVGAVVALTTVVAATLLNAGWPAIVVLPLVLLMGTTLGLGMGAVIHYFKVEPFIATLAGMFLARGLSLLINRNSIPITDPFWTGMAQERIRFGPGIFISTSVVIALVVVLIGAYVLAYTRFGRTVYAIGGNADSALLMGLPVGRTRIAVYTISGFCSALGGVLLSFYMLSGYSLHAQGMELDAIAAVVIGGVILTGGSGYLFGTVLGVLVLGLIQTIITFQGTLSSWWTKIVIGILLFAFIVIQRLVTRRAR
- a CDS encoding nucleoside deaminase — its product is MTTVDVDALIGARFDEDGALARAVELAGVHAAAGQLPFVALVVRDGVVIGGGANSYLEDHDPSGHGEVVAIRDATRRLGRADLGGAIVYSSCEPCAICRLVAAAAGVREIVFAADKGLVPAAIDSDPVTTGRLIDAVTAVLPAIARRGRTGADPSVPFTIFGEKR
- a CDS encoding TIGR03619 family F420-dependent LLM class oxidoreductase, translating into MIRLGVNVPNFGPGADYDALLGWARFAEDNGFDTLVVSDHVVLTPEVADIYPEPFHDPFVLLAWLAGQTSTVKLGTSVVLLPYRHPLHTARMSAMLHLMSGGRFVLGVGAGWAASEFAALGADHARRGPVTDEYLEIITEAWAKERVSGPAYENVRTGPRPQGGSVPVWVGGPSRRAIRRAVRSGTAWHPINPDLGWLRDTGLPALRREAAEQGRAVPELVVRMKARLQAEPADDSRPAGVGTLDQVAGDVRALAELGAAEVILDPNPDSPRPRDFGVEQRQLREIKTALGG